In Phoenix dactylifera cultivar Barhee BC4 unplaced genomic scaffold, palm_55x_up_171113_PBpolish2nd_filt_p 001851F, whole genome shotgun sequence, a single window of DNA contains:
- the LOC103722511 gene encoding cysteine proteinase inhibitor 1-like, which produces MVTLRSLRLLLLPLLLIAIHSPPRALAARKAASKVLVGGWKPIKDISDPHVQEIAEFAVSEHNKLANTNLTLSKVVKGETQVVAGINYRLVVETKDGEAMANYVAVVWEKTWEGFRNLTSFTPVGS; this is translated from the coding sequence ATGGTTACCCTGCGATCCCTtcgtcttcttctcctccctcttcttctcataGCCATTCATTCACCTCCGAGAGCCCTGGCAGCCCGTAAAGCTGCAAGCAAGGTTCTTGTTGGGGGCTGGAAGCCGATCAAGGATATCAGTGATCCCCATGTCCAAGAGATTGCAGAATTCGCGGTGTCGGAGCACAACAAGCTGGCGAACACCAACCTTACTTTGAGTAAAGTGGTGAAGGGTGAGACCCAGGTGGTGGCTGGAATTAATTATAGGCTTGTTGTAGAGACCAAAGATGGCGAAGCCATGGCGAACTATGTGGCCGTGGTGTGGGAGAAGACATGGGAGGGGTTTAGGAACCTCACATCATTTACACCAGTCGGGAGTTAA